The Methanosarcinales archaeon genome includes the window CGGTGCGCCGGGTTCTTTGCTTATTGAGGGTCTGACCGTGTAATCAGTAGCGTTTGCTGCGGGTACCAGAAGTATCAAAAGAGTAAAGATGATAAGGAAACTTACCATCTTGCTCATATTAATGCTGGTATATGTTAAGGTCGTAAGTTCTTTGTGTGGCCACGCGTTCTCCATAAACATCAAAAGTCCATACACCTGATTCTACATAGCCATTATCAGGTACGATGTCTATATGAATCTTGCCGTCTATTACCCCGTCATCGATGTCGTGGAATGTTCCGATTTTAACCCATTCTGGCGTATAAATCGTTAACGTCAGCGAGTCGCTTGAATCTTTCCAGTCATGATATACCTCAAGCCAGTTAACTCCATTTCCAACATAAAACTGATGTCTGTTGGTTTCTCCCTGACTGACGGAATCGGTCACCAAAATGGTAACTTCGGAAGCGTTCCCAGAGGAAGGGCGCACCGTATATCCTGTTGTCTTTTCTGCCGATACCATTGGCGCAGCCACTAAAGCCACAACCAAAAATACTGCACATATTTTCAGTGGTATTTTCATCTGTTATCACCTTATGGAGGTATAATAGAAAGACTGTATATAACTTTTATGGGACAAACGCCTAATTGATTAGGCGATTGTCCGAGAAATTATAAATAAAGTTGGAAAAATATAAGGAGTATTTATGGGAGTTCAGTATTTCAGCAAGAGTAAATGAACCCCCATGACTTGCCCAGAGGCAATATTGAGTTGCACCTTATGGTTACTTAATGTTTCGGTTGTGCCTCCGGGATGATAGAACACAAACCAAAGGAGGAAAAAGACGACATGAAAACAAAACAGTTGAGACTGTTGATGGTAAGCATAGGAGACTTTTTAATTTATTCTGGATCAATGGGTCATGGCAAAAAAGATTAACCGCCGAGTACGCGGAGGACCGCAGAGGGTTGTTATTTTTCTCTGCGTCCCTCTGCGTACTCGGCGGTTTTTCGGATCGTACAGAAAATAATAAAAAGTCTCAAGCATAGTAGCGATACTAATGTTTCCTGTGGGGGTAGCTCTGGCAGATACCACCACCGAAGGAGGAGTGCATGAAGAAGTACTCGTGCGCCAGACGTTGAAGATACACCAAGATAAATACGACTATGCCACTGATCTTCACTTTAAGATCACGCAGAAAGAACCCTGGATATTTGTAAATGGCTGGCGCATAAAGATCAGTGACTTCACAAACTCAAGTAGTTATGCCTATGATCCGCATGGTGTACAGGTTGATGTGGATGGAGCTAACATCCCTTACTGCACGTGGATTACCATCGAAGTGGAATTCTGGCTAACAGACTGGAATACACTAAGAATATCTGATGTCGAATGGACACGTGAATCAAGTGCGATAAAAGCAATTCCATCAAGTGGTTGGACATTGGATTATCCAGTCTTAGATCCTTATTCGGGACAGTGGCTTCATAAATTCATCATCACTAATGATGATAAAACAGATAGTTTCATCGTTAGTGGGCTAACATTTAACGTTAGCAAGGATTGGTATGCTAATCTTACAGATATAAGTTTCCCACCATCACCATATCCCGATTTCATTCTGGAACCGGGGCAAAGCTGGCAGACAGACATAAGCACTCCAGAGCCGCTTT containing:
- a CDS encoding peptidase, which encodes MKIPLKICAVFLVVALVAAPMVSAEKTTGYTVRPSSGNASEVTILVTDSVSQGETNRHQFYVGNGVNWLEVYHDWKDSSDSLTLTIYTPEWVKIGTFHDIDDGVIDGKIHIDIVPDNGYVESGVWTFDVYGERVATQRTYDLNIYQH